A DNA window from Anastrepha ludens isolate Willacy chromosome 6, idAnaLude1.1, whole genome shotgun sequence contains the following coding sequences:
- the LOC128866802 gene encoding protein vestigial: protein MAVSCPEVMYGAYYPYLYGRAGPSRSFYQYERFNQDLYSSSGVQLASSSASGSSHSPCSPILPPAVSANAAAAAVAAAHNTAAAVVAVAAQTANQSASIAATTSLPLGGGGVVPGGGGSTNIGGTSGSAGVASSVIGGAGIGGGAVIGGGGGSVAVSNAIQHSRAHTKEEDLGVPRSDAEARLVGSHHNESSCSSSPDSPRHTLHGAQAKELPLPLDNSNVNGQGRAQYLSATCVVFTNYSGDTASVVDEHFSRALNFSNKDSKETNSPMSARNFPPSFWNSNYVHPVPAPTHPQVGDLYASDGGYATDPWVPHAAAAHYGSYAHAAHAHAAHAHAYHHNMAQYGSLLRLPQQYSHGTRLHHDQQTAHALESAAAYSSYPTMAGLEAQVQESSKDLYWF from the exons TTCAATCAGGATCTGTACTCTTCGTCGGGCGTGCAATTGGCCTCATCAAGTGCCTCTGGCAGCTCACATTCGCCCTGCAGTCCCATCCTACCGCCGGCGGTGAGTGCGAATGCCGCCGCTGCAGCAGTAGCGGCCGCACACAATACCGCCGCAGCGGTAGTCGCCGTCGCAGCACAAACGGCCAACCAATCGGCTAGCATAGCTGCAACGACGAGTCTGCCGCTGGGCGGTGGCGGTGTAGTACCAGGTGGTGGAGGTAGCACTAATATTGGTGGCACCAGCGGTAGTGCGGGTGTTGCAAGTTCGGTGATCGGCGGTGCAGGAATTGGTGGTGGAGCGGTCATTGGTGGCGGCGGCGGTAGCGTAGCGGTCAGCAATGCGATACAACACAGCAGAGCGCATACCAAAGAAGAGGATCTGGGAGTGCCACGAAGTGATGCTGAAG CTCGTCTAGTGGGTTCACATCACAACGAGTCATCCTGTTCTTCAAGTCCCGATTCACCTCGTCACACCTTGCATGGAGCTCAGGCGAAAGAACTGCCTCTACCGTTGGACAACTCGAATGTCAACGGACAGGGCAGAGCACAATACTTATCAGCCACCTGCGTCGTATTTACAAACTATTCCGGCGACACGGCCAGCGTTGTGGATGAGCACTTCTCGCGGGCGCTCAATTTTAGCAATAAAGACAGCAAAG AAACGAATAGTCCCATGTCAGCAAGAAACTTCCCACCTTCGTTTTGGAATAGCAACTATGTGCATCCAGTGCCTGCACCCACACATCCGCAG gtTGGCGATTTGTACGCATCGGACGGTGGCTATGCAACCGATCCATGGGTGCCACATGCGGCTGCCGCACATTACGGCTCTTATGCGCACGCTGCACATGCACATGCTGCACACGCGCATGCCTACCACCACAATATGGCGCAATACGGTAGCCTGTTACGGCTGCCACAACAGTATAGCCACGGTACCAG ACTGCATCACGACCAACAGACCGCGCATGCGCTCGAAAGTGCGGCAGCCTATTCCAGTTACCCCACAATGGCAG GCCTTGAGGCGCAAGTACAGGAGTCATCAAAGGATCTTTACTGGTTTTGA